One part of the Desulfonema ishimotonii genome encodes these proteins:
- a CDS encoding ISL3 family transposase: MKDTELIQMGLGLTHPWQIVSCEFSYLQRCPDIRIDFPGGSLFNCPACGQNGYRAYDTEHKTWRHLNFSEHETYLKACVPRVNCPTCGIRKVEVPWARRGSGFTLLFEARIMAAALSMPVNALARLVNEHDTRLWRLISYHTEEAVSGEDLSGVSCIGVDETAVRRGYNYITTFVDIDRSKNIFITPGRGSETIKKFSRELVRYGENSNNIKKVFCGMSRAFINGIEKYLPEADITSDRFHLMKISGDAVNKVRRQEQRQYSELKKTRWLWLKNADQLTVKEKERIEMIKNKYPKLKTVRAGPARPDFQKLYSLPLEDAGSYLKKWYFRATHSRIEPGKNAAYSITRHWDGVLNWFRSHISNGIPEGTNSLVQSAKKQSQRFSERPIFSEYYFP; the protein is encoded by the coding sequence ATGAAAGATACAGAACTGATTCAAATGGGCCTTGGCCTGACACATCCGTGGCAGATTGTGTCATGTGAATTTTCTTATTTACAGCGTTGTCCTGACATCCGTATTGATTTTCCGGGAGGCAGTTTGTTCAATTGTCCTGCCTGCGGTCAGAACGGATACAGGGCTTATGATACAGAGCACAAAACGTGGCGGCATCTCAACTTTTCTGAGCATGAAACCTATCTGAAAGCGTGTGTACCAAGGGTTAACTGTCCGACATGCGGCATCAGAAAAGTTGAAGTTCCATGGGCTCGCCGCGGCAGCGGATTTACGCTGTTGTTTGAAGCCCGGATCATGGCCGCGGCCCTCTCCATGCCGGTTAATGCCCTTGCCAGACTGGTAAATGAGCATGATACGCGGCTCTGGCGGCTCATCAGTTATCATACGGAAGAGGCCGTCAGCGGTGAGGATTTGTCTGGCGTAAGCTGTATAGGCGTTGATGAAACTGCTGTGCGCCGCGGATACAATTATATCACCACTTTTGTTGATATTGACAGATCAAAAAACATATTTATCACGCCCGGCAGAGGTTCTGAAACCATTAAAAAATTCAGCCGGGAACTGGTCAGATACGGTGAAAATTCCAATAATATTAAAAAAGTATTTTGCGGCATGTCCCGTGCTTTTATTAATGGGATCGAAAAATATCTTCCAGAGGCAGACATCACTTCTGACAGATTTCATCTGATGAAAATCTCCGGGGACGCAGTAAATAAAGTCCGTCGCCAGGAACAGCGGCAATATTCCGAGTTGAAGAAAACCCGCTGGCTGTGGCTTAAAAATGCTGATCAGCTTACAGTTAAAGAAAAAGAACGAATTGAAATGATTAAAAATAAATATCCAAAGTTAAAGACTGTCCGGGCAGGCCCGGCCCGACCTGATTTTCAGAAACTTTACAGCCTGCCTTTGGAAGATGCCGGATCATATTTGAAAAAATGGTATTTCAGGGCGACGCACAGCCGCATTGAACCTGGTAAAAATGCAGCATATTCTATTACAAGACACTGGGATGGTGTTTTAAACTGGTTTAGATCTCATATCAGCAACGGCATTCCTGAAGGAACAAATTCTCTGGTGCAAAGTGCAAAAAAACAGAGCCAGAGGTTTTCGGAGAGACCGATATTTTCAGAATATTATTTTCCTTAA
- a CDS encoding methyl-accepting chemotaxis protein, with protein MKNLKLATKMGIGFGVLIFIVCLLGGMSVWKMTDVAGQSAELAEAYVPEVSVAHNIERYVFFAMLAMRGYAMSEKEEYLEEGKKNIEKAKDFIGKAEELPEKATQLVQLKASVKIIGTELSEYEKLTDQTLVLSNRITELRLDMNASAAVLTDNCANFTESQNQFMAEEISARSGAKPLEERLLKIRLVNRFLDRINEIRVSNFKSQTARNPQIMREALKQFEDCHRLLSRLRAITRKEGKLREIEKIDSAAEDYRRSMESFVKIWLAHQTLTERRLKAADEVLSASKAAAEKGSEEALGIANGARDALSAASDLMMIGLVMAVVAAVFCALFITKSVVPPIVRGLEFTKSVAAGDLTAEIDIEREDEVGVLAKALREMILNLREIVENVKSASGNVVAGSRELSASAEQMSQGASEQAASAEEVSSSMEQMAANIRQNADNAMETERIALKAARDAKEGGKAVGRTVQAMNDIAEKIGIIEEIARQTDLLALNAAIEAARAGEHGKGFAVVASEVRKLAERSQESAAEIGKLSVSSVRVAEQAGSMLDRILPDIERTADLVQEISAASKEQDNVADQVNEAVQELDSVVQRNASVSEELASTSEELAGQAEHLLNAVAFFKTEQGAQANGSSRKRAGKPVVMAVPTNGEVVNQEGMNSGFLTGPEQRLQLDVNGHRLNSDCESEKGFEKY; from the coding sequence ATGAAAAATCTGAAACTGGCGACAAAAATGGGGATAGGGTTCGGTGTGCTGATTTTCATCGTATGCCTGCTGGGTGGCATGAGTGTTTGGAAGATGACGGATGTCGCAGGGCAGTCTGCCGAGCTGGCCGAAGCCTATGTCCCGGAGGTCAGCGTTGCCCACAACATCGAGCGATACGTTTTTTTTGCCATGCTCGCCATGCGGGGATATGCCATGAGCGAAAAAGAGGAATACCTGGAAGAGGGCAAAAAAAATATTGAAAAAGCAAAAGATTTTATCGGCAAGGCAGAGGAACTCCCTGAAAAAGCGACTCAGCTGGTGCAACTGAAGGCATCGGTTAAGATCATCGGAACAGAGTTATCCGAATATGAAAAATTGACCGATCAGACTTTGGTCCTGAGCAATCGTATTACGGAGTTGCGGTTGGATATGAATGCCTCTGCTGCCGTGCTTACAGACAATTGCGCCAATTTCACAGAGAGCCAGAATCAGTTCATGGCGGAAGAGATAAGTGCCAGATCCGGTGCAAAGCCGCTTGAGGAGCGTTTGCTGAAAATCAGACTGGTTAACAGGTTTCTGGATCGGATCAACGAGATCAGGGTCAGCAATTTCAAATCCCAGACCGCCCGGAATCCGCAGATAATGCGTGAGGCCCTGAAGCAGTTTGAGGACTGCCACCGGCTGCTGTCCCGGCTGCGTGCCATTACCCGGAAAGAGGGGAAGCTTCGTGAAATTGAGAAGATAGATTCCGCCGCCGAAGACTACCGGAGAAGCATGGAAAGTTTTGTGAAAATCTGGCTGGCGCATCAGACGCTGACTGAAAGACGTCTGAAAGCGGCAGATGAAGTACTCAGTGCATCAAAGGCTGCTGCCGAAAAGGGCAGTGAAGAGGCGCTGGGTATTGCGAATGGCGCCAGAGACGCGCTGTCGGCTGCGTCAGATCTGATGATGATCGGCCTCGTTATGGCTGTGGTTGCCGCTGTCTTCTGTGCGCTGTTTATCACCAAATCCGTTGTTCCTCCCATTGTCAGGGGGCTTGAGTTTACAAAATCTGTTGCGGCGGGGGATCTGACTGCGGAGATTGACATTGAGCGGGAGGATGAGGTCGGCGTGCTGGCGAAAGCGCTGCGGGAGATGATTCTGAACCTTCGGGAGATTGTCGAAAACGTGAAGAGCGCGTCGGGCAATGTCGTGGCCGGGAGCCGCGAGCTGAGCGCCAGCGCGGAGCAGATGTCCCAAGGCGCGTCCGAACAGGCCGCATCTGCCGAGGAGGTATCGTCCTCCATGGAGCAGATGGCCGCCAATATCCGGCAGAATGCGGACAATGCCATGGAAACCGAGCGGATTGCGCTGAAAGCCGCCCGGGATGCAAAAGAGGGCGGAAAGGCCGTGGGCAGAACCGTTCAGGCCATGAACGATATCGCCGAAAAGATCGGCATCATTGAGGAGATTGCCCGGCAGACCGATCTGCTAGCGCTGAATGCGGCCATTGAGGCGGCCCGTGCCGGTGAACACGGCAAGGGGTTTGCGGTTGTGGCATCCGAAGTGCGCAAACTGGCTGAGAGAAGCCAGGAGTCGGCTGCGGAAATCGGCAAGCTTTCGGTTTCAAGTGTCCGGGTGGCGGAACAGGCGGGCAGTATGCTGGACCGGATACTGCCGGATATTGAGCGGACCGCCGACCTGGTTCAGGAGATCAGCGCGGCCAGCAAAGAGCAGGATAATGTTGCGGATCAGGTCAACGAGGCTGTGCAGGAACTGGACAGCGTGGTTCAGCGGAATGCCTCTGTGTCCGAAGAGCTGGCCTCCACATCCGAAGAGCTGGCCGGACAGGCTGAGCATCTTCTGAACGCGGTGGCTTTTTTCAAAACGGAACAGGGGGCACAGGCGAACGGGTCTTCCCGGAAGAGGGCCGGGAAGCCTGTCGTTATGGCTGTGCCGACGAACGGCGAAGTTGTGAATCAGGAAGGGATGAACAGCGGTTTTCTGACAGGCCCGGAGCAGCGACTTCAGCTTGACGTTAACGGACACCGTTTGAATTCCGACTGTGAATCGGAAAAGGGTTTTGAGAAATATTAG